The following is a genomic window from Rhododendron vialii isolate Sample 1 chromosome 9a, ASM3025357v1.
AACTTCATACATAAGTGTCTTTCATATAAGAAAATTCTTTAAGCATGTTAAGGGAGTTATCCAAAAGTAGTTAGCTcaatcatgttttgttttgtgttttttggccATGTTTATTGATATTTGATGATATGATGATTGTATTTCATACACTCGTGTCTGCTTGATTTTTTTGCTATTATGTTTGCTTTTGTCGTTATTCTTCGGGagttttgttattatttattGAGACTGTTGTTATTCTTTGAGACTTTCTGTTCCAAGCATTTAATACTGTAGTCTTTTGGTCAGCTATCAGATCTCAGGTTGCAAGTTCATGAAATCTACTGGCACATGAAATACTTGAGTTTCTCTCTGCGGGTTTTGTAAAGCGAAATTTTGCAGCAATGTGTTATTCTTGAACGCTTATTTTGTTAGACTCTCGCCTTCCTATCTTCTTCTTACAGGGCGTGTCTAGTCATTTTCTGTATATATGTTCTTTTGGCCATCTTTCTATTGTGCTGATTGTATTTCATATACCTATTGGTGTCTGCTTGCTATTTTTGCTATTATGTTTGCTTTTGTCGTTATTCTTTTAGACTTGTCATGTTGTTTGTTGAGACTATTGTCGCTGTTCTTTGAGACATTCTGTTTAGCTTTAGTTAGTATTTTCTGTTCCAAGCATTTAATACTATACTTGTTTGGTCAGCCATGAGATCTCAGGGGTAATATGTTGATTAAATCTACCGACACTTGAAATACATATGTTTCTTTCTGCGGTTGGGCGGTTTTGTGAAATGAATATCTGCACCGATGCGTTAGTCTTAAATGCTTAGTTTTTTAGGCCGTCCTATCATCTTACTGGGCatatttagtcattttctagcATCGCATTATTCTCTCTTTTATCAACCAAGTTAATGATGTTGAATTGGGTTGATGTAGTGATTCAGTGCTGCAATAAACATATTTAATTAGTGATACGCTTAGTTAGTGTTTGTATTGAATCTAATAAGCACTTGGGTTCCATTTGAACAGGGAGCTGAGTGCGAGTATCGGCATAGTGACAATGCTCGGCTTAACCCCAGGGATTGCTGGTACTGGTTGAATGGTAGTTGCTTGAATCCAAAATGTGCTTTCCGACATCCTGTAAGTCCTCCCTCTTCTCTATAATATACTTTGTGTCTCCTTTGTTAGATATTGGTAGAATTAATGATAAccacagtaaattttttttccccctttgcAGCCTCTTGATGGATTATTAGGCACCCAAGTATCAACTCCTGTGGGATCTTCTCAGCCTTCAACACTGACCATACCTCTACCTGTTACTAGTGCTCCTTATAATGCAGGAAAGCAAGGTGTCCCCTGCATTTTCTTTCAGCAGGGTTTTTGCTTAAAAGGCGACAGATGTCCCTTCTTTCATGCACCGGCAAGCACCATAATCTACAAGAAGTTGGTCCCACCGAGGCCTGCAATTACCAATACTGCAGAGCCACCGTCTCTTAAGAAGCCTTTCGGTAGCCTTGAAAAGTGTAGTCAGGAGCCGAAGTTTCCACAAGCCAATGTACCCAAGTCTGCAGATTTAATTTCACAGGGCAACCTGCAGGCCAAGGTTGAAGAAGCAGCTCCAATAAAAAACGGGGTTACTTTTAACAGATATTCAGCACCATCACCTGTTGTTAATGAAGGGCCTCCTAGGTACAACAGACCGACAGATATTAATCCTCCTGATACCAATGGAGATTCTATGAGTAGGTCCCACCATGTGCAACAAGTGCTAGTATCAGATGATCACGATGTCCTCAATGGTAGGGAAGCCGGTGAATTCTCAAGGGAGCCCTCCCCTGGTTTTGATGTTCTTGTAGATGACGAGCTTGGAGAATCCGATTACTATCACAACGAGGATCACCATTATGGAAGATCAGGGAGTCATGATTACGACATTGACCGTTCTGCGGATTATGATGCGACGGTAGATGTCGACCGAGATGCGTATCGTGATCTGCGGCGGTATGATTCTTACGAGCAGATGCAAGGCCAGTATGGTAGGGAGAAGCGCAGGGCTTCGCCTGAGAGGATGGTTGGGGTAGGTTCTGCGCTTGTGGAAAGGAGCCGGTACCCTAAGGGTGATAGTCCCGATAGGATCGCAGATTTGAGGCATCATTTGTCAAAGCAGAGGAGGGCTAATGGTTTGAGATCGGTCATTAGTCATGATTACGCTCGCGACAACCATTCGGAGGATCGGAATCACCGGGGCTCATCTCGAAGGGACGCACACCGTTTAATTACCCCCAAAGAGAGCTCTGTTGTTAGTAACCGGCTTCGCGGAAGAATAAAACTTCCGGGGAGATCGTCTTCTCCAGTCAATGGAAGTGATTTGCGCCCAGAAAGGGAAATGGATAGGGGAAGGAACCGGGAGCCGCTGGTTTCTTCTATCCATCATGGGAGGCTTCGAGACAGAATAAAAGGAAGGGTGCAAGAGGAAATCAGCAATGAGGGAAGAAGTTCTAGGGGTCCACGAATGAGAGAGGCAGTAAATGACAATAATGCCAATTTTGCTGGTCCTAAAAGTCTTGCAGAGCTGAAAAAGGGTGGAAAGATTGCTGAAAACAAGGATCAGCATATGAATAATAATGATCGACTTTCACTTGCTCTTGGGAAGCGGAAATACCCAACTTTAGAGATCCAGCAACAATCTGAAAGCGATGTCTTATTTGAAGGACCAAAGCCTTTGAGTGagattttgaagaagaaaaaagtagCGGAAACAATGGTTCCTGGAAAcagtttgatttctcaaaataaAGAAGACAATAACcacaaggaagaagaagaaagaagcttAGCTATCAATAGAGAAGAAGCCAAGTCTGCTAATGTGAGTGAGCTTGAAACGGAAGAAGGGATGATTGTTGAAGATCCAGCGGAAGATCACGAGCCTGAAGCCTTTGATCAGAGAGACGGGGAATCTGATTACGAACAGATTGATGGAGAAGACTATACCCTAGATGAAGCTGAGAATGCAGAAGGTGAAGAAGAGTATTTTGATGACGATGACGGCGATGATTTTGCAAAGAAGATTGGTGTCATGTTTTCGTGAATAAAGTGTGACAACTGAAATGATCCTTTGTGTGGAAGGATTTTATGAACTTCGTTTTAGGTTGGTTCTATTTAAGCTAAAATTAGTTGATGTGGTGTTTGAGCAATGGAAGTAGGAATAATTAAGCCTGCTTTTTGTActattttcagttttttctGTTGTATTTAAAACTCTGATTGAATGGGAATTCTTTCTTCCTGCTTGTGGCTTTTTTGGCCATTGCCCCATCAGTTGTTTTCAGTTTTGAGCAGATGATTGTAACATTAGAAAGTGAATACATAATCACATTTTTGGTTGATTATCACTACTGTAAAAGTGTGATTTTGCTCAGCTCTTTAAGGCTTTTTGCTGCTGCTGCCGCTGTTGAATAATTTCTATTGAAACAGTTGCCACTCTAGCATATTGGAATGTTTGTGCCTTGAAAAACAAAAGCATGATTGGACGTACTCCTAGGAAACTAAAGAGTTAACTCCGTCCATTTATTTGCCAATTATTTGATAAACTAGATTTCTGTCCCAAGAATATGATTGGAGAAGTATACGTTATTTGAACGCTGCAGGTTATAGTTAATTTGAATTTGGGATGCTAGGGATGTGATTTTGGTACTCAAGTTTTAGCTAGTGgcattttactttttgttttgcaatttCACATGACCAAGACATAAAGTGGATTGCTAGTGGATATAACTGGactgtcaaaatcaatttcctactGCATATTAACCAAACATGCTATTTTAAAACTAATGATTATCTATTTTTACAAATTATTCAAAATTAAAGTTTATGCCGGGGACACCtataaaaacatttaaaaaaaacatctcataaTTCCAATCagattttgatgatccgagccgctcaatgtgatcagaacgtgattttaagggtaccagcgagaactcaggaaaaaaaaatgatcggaaagggctttgatctgagcaatttttaGCTCATATTTGATgaacaattcaattaaaaacttctcaaaacaagcactttccggtcatattttttgctaatttctcacgggcacccttaaaaaatcacattctgcacacatttaACGGTTCAgataataaaaatttgattgggaactatgagattgagatttagggtgtttttttaggtgttcctGGAACTGTCCCGATTTAAGAATAGTTACTTGACTCGCGGTTGGTTCACATGCATCGAACACTTTCAAACATGTTTGTGTCCGAATTCTGAAGCACATActgggggtgtttgggagcctactttttggcttttcatttttagctttttggctttttgactttttggattatggtcaTAATGTGTTTTGGAGTATGAAGGAGTGTTTGGGAAATAtgtgcaaaatgtattttggaacaATAGaagtgtttggtagatgaatgatgaaaatgaattatggattgattttttaccaagttGCCCTTGACCTTATTATATTGTgttaacaaatgtaaaaataGTGTTAAATGaaatgggtattttggtaattcaaTGGAAAATAGTAAAAGGCAAAATGGGAAAAGGGGCTCTGGAGCTAATTCTTggtttttgcttcttttctcaaaatttgagaaGTCATTTTCTCAGAATGAGGTTTGGCTTTGggttgccaaacacccaaaacccaaaagtaGTAGAAATGGAAAAGCTGAAAATGGGGTATCCAAACAGGCCCACTGTCTGTACAACTAATAGCAAATGGAAACCAAACTGGGAATAAATTACACGTGATTTTTAGGGTAACATAATACGCGTGCCGGTGCTAGTACAGAAGCATGAAAGCGTcttttactcatatttttactcaaatttaataAAGTGGTGAGATGTTTGTGATTCGAGGAGTttctactcaaatttgagtttaaatttaaaattgggcaactctttatttatttaagcaCCActctttaattttaatttggttaactcaaattatattttcaattaaaattgaatttatatttaagaaatttatattattttaattagttaatcaATTTGTCTTaataatgaataataaaaataacttctaattaaaaataataaatttaaataaaattgagtacatattgtcaatacatgaaaatacataaaaacataAATTCTAATTAATATTTCCTCCAAATTCTGCTTCTAGCGCGCTTGTAcccattacttcgtaccacaattgCATACGTGTTCCATAACTAGCAGCCCATCCTGTAGCTTCGTTCGATACATGCTCCCACCACCATGTAGGGAAAGGGGGAACAGGGTAATGAGGTTCTAAgaaaacttgcacgaagtgatAGTCAAAACGGGCAATAGCAATTTCCCGGTGGTCTTCAATTGGAACTTGAGGGGACCTCAATGGCAAGTGAGTAAAATAACTGATAGCATTCACCtcaaatgtatgcagtacaaGATTGTACCCTGTTGCGATGACAACTCCCAAAGTCATCGACTCCATCCAATGTGCCATTGGTGCCCTAGGCTCAAAGCAATCTAGTAGTGTAGTAGATGGTTTGCCCAATCATGTGCTGGATAAATCACACTGTATAGAGCATAATTTTGTCAAATCTATTCAATAAGCTCCTCTCGTACTCGATTCCAATCATTTTCACTATACCCAATTTGTGCAGTTATCGCCCTGAATCCACAATGACCGTCACCTTTGACGTCAACAGTGTGGGAAATATAACGCTGATAAGCCTGAGGTAATCGCTGAATGTAGCGATCAGGGATGGGTGGAACTAAAGATTGAGAATGGGTTGGTTGAGTGTTGCGAACCCCCGACCCCCTCCcacgtctccctctccctctcacttgCGATGTTGCAGTCCTTGATCCTGAAGTGGATGTTTCTGAAAAAGAAGGTATGCGACGTGTACTTTGCTCATCTCTACCTACAGGTCGACCTCTATGTTCTGTGTTGTACGATGGAGGTCGAACTGTGCTATGAGATGGATCTGTCATATTGATAAACTTGCCTATGATATGCTCTCGCATACACGGATCCATTTCATCTAATATCTCAACAACCTGAGATGTCCTATCTGGTCGTGTTCCCTTGTCATTAAACTCGTTTGCGTGCATAGATAACCTAATCTAATCAGCGTGGATACTCCATAGCGGAACTGGAGTGGAAATGGAACGATAATATGCAAGATCGTGTATGCATGACAATCCGCGTGTGATTTTGATCGTACAGTTGCAATAGCCGGCTATGTGGGGGATACTTCTAAAGCGCTTTCTAGCTGAACATATATGAACTTCATTGCCTCTAATGAACTACGACACCATACTTGATCAAAAATGTCGTCACGTAATTGTTTGTGGCGTGGAATGTTCATAGATTTCTCGAATGACTTCTTAATTTCTCCATCGTTCTTAATTTCCCCGAACTGATTTTTCAATTaacatattttctattttatcaaaagatgtttgtCGCGATGACATAGTATCCCCCAAATATAGCTTTAGCCTCGCATGTGCAGACTGTGCCCTATAATAGAATAATGCACTGTGTTTAAATAGGAAAGTATCAAAAAGTATTCCTTAGTGTAGTAGTGAAATACACAAAATTGAAATAGTAAAGTTATAAAGTGATTATAACTTTGACTTTAATTGCTTCCAAGATACATACATGTATCTGTCCATGCTGAAACAAACCGCTCTTTGTACGGCCTTAAACCATGTTTCCCTCAAGTAAGTTATGAGGGTCGGGAATTGGCTAAACTCGTCGCACATGGCTTGCCACTTCCGTTGGAAAGACGACTGTGTAGATGAATTTATAAGCAAGTGCTATGACACGAAAAAGTGCTTCCATTTCGGACCAAGAACATAGCTGCAGTTCTTCATGACGCACTGATTCATGTGCCAAATACAGAAACTTTACCCTGCTCacagtataaagtaggttacaCAAACGTAATGTATAGTACACAGAATCAACGAAGGAAGGAGTACAAGTAGGGAAATAAACGTTGAAAGAAGTCAATTGAGAAGCTAGAAACTAGAATCAGGAACAACAGACAAGCATGATCACGAGAACTAGGTTAGGATTCACTTCAATGAACTCATTTTGCAAAAACAGAACATTAGCATTCTTGCTTATTGACAACAGTTCATCATGTCTTGGCGTTTTGACAACCTTACCATGGCATGTATATTTGCTGGCCTCACACAAAGGCGAGATAGACGACAGCTTGGTCTTTGGCTCAGACAAATTCGTTGCATGACAAAAAATCCAGCCTCTATGGCTTCTCGTAGGTAGTGCCAGCAAACCCTAGTTGAAAGCAGTGCTAACAGTACTAAGGTCACCAGTTGACAGACCAGTCCAAGTAAACCTAAAGGAAGTTGGGATATAAACTGCCGGACTGCATATACAAACCATACCAGTGTGTGCAATAGCAGAGATTGTGGATTGCAATCCATGGGATAGTGGCACGTGAAACACCATCACACTGGCACATTAAGAACTCTATTTCCTGTTTGAGAGAAAACTTATGTCAACCTAGCCTGTCCAGCCGTATAGGAAGCTTGATTCCCAAACCTTACAAAGCTCCTTTAATTGATTCAACTGCCATAATCGACTCCGGAAAAAAGCTactaaaaagaaaggaaatactCAACATAAGGCACAACATTTCCGCATCTCACTTTTGATTCTAAGACATGAAAACTGTGTTAGATAAGCTCCACCATAACTGTCGAGTTCAAGCCTCACCAAGCCCGAACAAAGCTCAAAATGTCCAATTTCTCTAGCCTTGAATCTCTACCATGAAAATGTGAGCTGCTAATATAGGTTGATAGCTTTTCCTTCTTTCAATGAACCAACTATGTACAACGTTTCTCCCTCCATTGAATACAATCAAATTTGGTAAAATGCTCGTTGATCCTGTATTTCATTAATAGGTCCTTGTTGTATCCTTTCACAAAACATCCCTTCGCCTTACATTTTTTAAGTTGCAATCATATCTACTCCCTAAAAAGAATCGATCTGATACATTTCTCAAGCACCCGTAGATGATATAGAGGACATCAAAACAAGTCTCCTACAAAAGAAACATAATCTACAATCTAAAGATATACCCAATTGAACCCATCCCTTCCCCTAGAGAACAAAAACGATGCTAAGGGAAAACACTTCCaagaaaaaagttgaatttCAACATCGATCTCTACAACATGTAGATGCACAAGTacgagcatctccagccttcacctATACTTTTGCTCAAAACTCGAATCTAaccataaatttgagtaaaagcttcattaatggcaCAGTTGTAAAATTGAGAGGCAAAAATAGCCTTCTAAAATATGAGTACGGACCTGAGTCTCCCTCGACTCGAGTAAAAACTCAACCAAAACTCTGATATAAGTTCGATTCGAGGGGTGGAGTTGAGAATATGAAAGTGCTTTCACTTGAATTTTGAGTTTAAGTGAGAAAACGATCAAAGGGTTGGAGACAAGTATATACATTCACAaaatttgttgggtttttttcaCAGATTAAGCAATAAAAAGCCACAAGAATTTAAGAAAACGGGAAATGCATTGGCATCGAAAATCATCGGTAGCACCAGAGATTagtttagagagaaataaaCTACTTAGCATGAAAATGAAATCCCAAATGTGAGAGGCGAGCAATCACACATTCCATAAATCGAGCATGTAATAAGAGATCTAGGTCTAGGGTTTCGTTACCTTAGCTTCTTCTGGATCGGGATCTggtgaacaagagagagagagagagagagagagagtgagtgagtgagtgaggaTGTGAAAGCTGATGATTGATGGTACTCCAACTATGAACAAATGCGCTATTGGCACGTCAACTTTACAATTTCCAGGTACGTACCTAGTAGTGGTGGAGTATTTTACAGGGGTAGAATTTatgggtttttcttttcttttcccctaaAGTGAGGGAGAATtgatgttactccctccgtccctttttaagtgtcctgcttcgtaattccaacttattaaaaagacatcatcattatacctttcacatcaactttttcctccacttttcctatttacccatcatcattacacttttactcacttattttttaaaatggaatctacttttagggacaaaatagataattcaccaatttttacccactaactttacaaaatggacacttattaagggacagcctaaaatggaataccggactataaataagggacggagggagtactactttACATTATTTTGTGGATGCAATTGCATTGTGAGAGAGTgggagaaaggaagaagaagaatctttATCACTTCGTTTGGTTTAACATTTTGAGAgttacttttaactctcggcacagttttcaataaatttttctctctatctctcttcactcattatcacTCAAACtctcaaaaattactttttaaaatgtaaaccaaacaaagtctcAGATTTATTTGAATAATTATTAGAAGggtgaaataaataaataaagtttactGATTCATTTTTAGATCTTACCCGAATCATGTATTCAAtctttttcaattcgtttg
Proteins encoded in this region:
- the LOC131300621 gene encoding zinc finger CCCH domain-containing protein 17 is translated as MVGATQQQQQPNPQALTVTTATAKTSAEEEALKRNTDCVYFLASPLTCKKGAECEYRHSDNARLNPRDCWYWLNGSCLNPKCAFRHPPLDGLLGTQVSTPVGSSQPSTLTIPLPVTSAPYNAGKQGVPCIFFQQGFCLKGDRCPFFHAPASTIIYKKLVPPRPAITNTAEPPSLKKPFGSLEKCSQEPKFPQANVPKSADLISQGNLQAKVEEAAPIKNGVTFNRYSAPSPVVNEGPPRYNRPTDINPPDTNGDSMSRSHHVQQVLVSDDHDVLNGREAGEFSREPSPGFDVLVDDELGESDYYHNEDHHYGRSGSHDYDIDRSADYDATVDVDRDAYRDLRRYDSYEQMQGQYGREKRRASPERMVGVGSALVERSRYPKGDSPDRIADLRHHLSKQRRANGLRSVISHDYARDNHSEDRNHRGSSRRDAHRLITPKESSVVSNRLRGRIKLPGRSSSPVNGSDLRPEREMDRGRNREPLVSSIHHGRLRDRIKGRVQEEISNEGRSSRGPRMREAVNDNNANFAGPKSLAELKKGGKIAENKDQHMNNNDRLSLALGKRKYPTLEIQQQSESDVLFEGPKPLSEILKKKKVAETMVPGNSLISQNKEDNNHKEEEERSLAINREEAKSANVSELETEEGMIVEDPAEDHEPEAFDQRDGESDYEQIDGEDYTLDEAENAEGEEEYFDDDDGDDFAKKIGVMFS
- the LOC131301332 gene encoding uncharacterized protein LOC131301332, coding for MHANEFNDKGTRPDRTSQVVEILDEMDPCMREHIIGKFINMTDPSHSTVRPPSYNTEHRGRPVGRDEQSTRRIPSFSETSTSGSRTATSQVRGRGRRGRGSGVRNTQPTHSQSLVPPIPDRYIQRLPQAYQRYISHTVDVKGDGHCGFRAITAQIGYSENDWNRVREELIE